Proteins from a genomic interval of Thamnophis elegans isolate rThaEle1 chromosome 2, rThaEle1.pri, whole genome shotgun sequence:
- the DGKE gene encoding diacylglycerol kinase epsilon isoform X1, translated as MGEAESRSKSSSGFLPEWSLAFWTLCSVMVPVMFTLWCSFRRSRRQGLLQVVLHKSKHDWQDIDFFSQPTYCCVCTQHILQGAFCNCCGLCVDEECLKKADGHFLCKEIVPRNQDGRPASMVHHWIRGNVPLCSYCVVCKLQCGTQPKLCDYRCIWCQQTVHDDCMQSSLKNGKCELGEFRNLIIPPIYLLKVCQMRKSKHMNDYKLSESYGKNWTPVIILVNIRSGNNMGETLLGQFKILLNPIQVFDLTKTTPAKALQLCTWLPSNSVRVLVCGGDGTVGWVLDAIDGMKLKGQERYVPRVAILPLGTGNDLSNTLGWDTGYTGEVPVEQILHNIMDADEIRLDRWKVQVINKGYYNLRKLKVFTMNNYFSVGPDALMALNFHEHREKTPSLFTSRIINKAVYFFYGTKDCLVQECKDLNKKIELELDGEKIDLPSLEGIIVLNIAYWGGGCRLWEGMGDELYPLARHDDGLLEIVGVNGSFHCAQIQVKLANPVRLGQAHTVRLILKNSKMPMQVDGEPWAQGPCTITITHKTHALMLYHSGEQTDDEVSSVSEQELTKDQTDEDT; from the exons ATGGGAGAGGCTGAAAGCAGATCTAAATCATCTTCAGGATTCCTTCCAGAATGGAGTTTGGCCTTCTGGACTCTGTGTTCAGTGATGGTACCAGTGATGTTCACCTTGTGGTGCAGTTTTCGGCGATCTCGGAGGCAAGGACTTCTGCAGGTTGTCTTGCATAAAAGCAAACATGATTGGCAAGATATAGACTTCTTTAGCCAGCCTACCTATTGCTGTGTCTGCACTCAACATATTCTCCAGGGAGCTTTCTGCAACTGCTGTGGGCTGTGTGTTGATGAAGAATGCCTGAAGAAAGCTGATGGCCATTTCCTATGCAAGGAAATTGTGCCAAGAAACCAAGATGGGAGACCGGCTTCTATGGTGCACCATTGGATCCGAGGCAATGTTCCACTGTGTAGCTACTGTGTGGTGTGCAAACTACAATGTGGTACTCAACCTAAGCTCTGTGATTACAG GTGTATTTGGTGCCAGCAAACTGTACATGATGATTGCATGCAGAGTTCTTTGAAGAATGGGAAGTGTGAATTGGGAGAGTTTCGCAACCTCATTATCCCCCCAATTTACTTGCTCAAAGTCTGTCAGATGCGTAAAAGTAAACACATGAATGACTACAAG ctaTCTGAGTCTTATGGGAAAAATTGGACCCCAGTAATAATTCTGGTCAATATTCGGAGTGGAAACAATATGGGGGAAACACTGTTAGGACAATTCAAGATCTTATTAAATCCAATTCAG gtGTTTGACCTAACCAAAACAACTCCAGCAAAAGCACTCCAGCTTTGTACCTGGCTACCTAGCAATTCTGTCAGAGTCCTTGTTTGTGGTGGAGATGGCACGGTGGGTTGGGTCCTGGATGCAATTGATGGCATGAAATTAAAG GGGCAAGAAAGGTATGTCCCTCGGGTTGCGATTTTACCCCTGGGCACAGGTAATGACCTATCAAATACCCTCGGCTGGGACACTGGCTATACTGGGGAAGTTCCAGTGGAGCAGATTCTACACAACATCATGGATGCAGATGAAATCCGGTTGGACAG GTGGAAGGTTCAGGTAATAAACAAAGGATACTACAACTTAAGAAAATTGAAG GTATTCACAATGAATAACTATTTTTCAGTAGGTCCAGATGCCCTCATGGCTTTAAACTTTCATGAGCACCGTGAGAAGACTCCGTCTCTTTTTACTAGCAGGATTATTAACAAG GCTGTGTATTTTTTTTATGGAACCAAAGATTGCTTAGTTCAGGAATGTAAGGATCTAAACAAAAAGATTGAG CTAGAGTTGGATGGAGAGAAGATCGACTTGCCCAGTTTGGAGGGGATCATAGTGCTAAATATTGCCTACTGGGGAGGTGGCTGTCGACTATGGGAAGGAATGGGGGATGAACTTTATCCTCTAGCAAG GCATGATGATGGACTGCTGGAAATTGTTGGAGTCAATGGCTCATTTCACTGTGCACAAATTCAAGTGAAGCTTGCAAATCCTGTCCGGCTGGGACAGGCCCATACAGTAAGG TTGATCTTGAAGAACTCAAAGATGCCAATGCAGGTGGATGGGGAACCTTGGGCACAAGGCCCTTGCACCATCACTATTACTCACAAGACCCACGCACTGATGCTCTATCACTCAGGTGAACAGACAGACGACGAGGTGTCCAGTGTGTCTGAACAGGAGCTGACAAAAGATCAAACTGATGAAGACACATAG
- the DGKE gene encoding diacylglycerol kinase epsilon isoform X2, whose translation MVPVMFTLWCSFRRSRRQGLLQVVLHKSKHDWQDIDFFSQPTYCCVCTQHILQGAFCNCCGLCVDEECLKKADGHFLCKEIVPRNQDGRPASMVHHWIRGNVPLCSYCVVCKLQCGTQPKLCDYRCIWCQQTVHDDCMQSSLKNGKCELGEFRNLIIPPIYLLKVCQMRKSKHMNDYKLSESYGKNWTPVIILVNIRSGNNMGETLLGQFKILLNPIQVFDLTKTTPAKALQLCTWLPSNSVRVLVCGGDGTVGWVLDAIDGMKLKGQERYVPRVAILPLGTGNDLSNTLGWDTGYTGEVPVEQILHNIMDADEIRLDRWKVQVINKGYYNLRKLKVFTMNNYFSVGPDALMALNFHEHREKTPSLFTSRIINKAVYFFYGTKDCLVQECKDLNKKIELELDGEKIDLPSLEGIIVLNIAYWGGGCRLWEGMGDELYPLARHDDGLLEIVGVNGSFHCAQIQVKLANPVRLGQAHTVRLILKNSKMPMQVDGEPWAQGPCTITITHKTHALMLYHSGEQTDDEVSSVSEQELTKDQTDEDT comes from the exons ATGGTACCAGTGATGTTCACCTTGTGGTGCAGTTTTCGGCGATCTCGGAGGCAAGGACTTCTGCAGGTTGTCTTGCATAAAAGCAAACATGATTGGCAAGATATAGACTTCTTTAGCCAGCCTACCTATTGCTGTGTCTGCACTCAACATATTCTCCAGGGAGCTTTCTGCAACTGCTGTGGGCTGTGTGTTGATGAAGAATGCCTGAAGAAAGCTGATGGCCATTTCCTATGCAAGGAAATTGTGCCAAGAAACCAAGATGGGAGACCGGCTTCTATGGTGCACCATTGGATCCGAGGCAATGTTCCACTGTGTAGCTACTGTGTGGTGTGCAAACTACAATGTGGTACTCAACCTAAGCTCTGTGATTACAG GTGTATTTGGTGCCAGCAAACTGTACATGATGATTGCATGCAGAGTTCTTTGAAGAATGGGAAGTGTGAATTGGGAGAGTTTCGCAACCTCATTATCCCCCCAATTTACTTGCTCAAAGTCTGTCAGATGCGTAAAAGTAAACACATGAATGACTACAAG ctaTCTGAGTCTTATGGGAAAAATTGGACCCCAGTAATAATTCTGGTCAATATTCGGAGTGGAAACAATATGGGGGAAACACTGTTAGGACAATTCAAGATCTTATTAAATCCAATTCAG gtGTTTGACCTAACCAAAACAACTCCAGCAAAAGCACTCCAGCTTTGTACCTGGCTACCTAGCAATTCTGTCAGAGTCCTTGTTTGTGGTGGAGATGGCACGGTGGGTTGGGTCCTGGATGCAATTGATGGCATGAAATTAAAG GGGCAAGAAAGGTATGTCCCTCGGGTTGCGATTTTACCCCTGGGCACAGGTAATGACCTATCAAATACCCTCGGCTGGGACACTGGCTATACTGGGGAAGTTCCAGTGGAGCAGATTCTACACAACATCATGGATGCAGATGAAATCCGGTTGGACAG GTGGAAGGTTCAGGTAATAAACAAAGGATACTACAACTTAAGAAAATTGAAG GTATTCACAATGAATAACTATTTTTCAGTAGGTCCAGATGCCCTCATGGCTTTAAACTTTCATGAGCACCGTGAGAAGACTCCGTCTCTTTTTACTAGCAGGATTATTAACAAG GCTGTGTATTTTTTTTATGGAACCAAAGATTGCTTAGTTCAGGAATGTAAGGATCTAAACAAAAAGATTGAG CTAGAGTTGGATGGAGAGAAGATCGACTTGCCCAGTTTGGAGGGGATCATAGTGCTAAATATTGCCTACTGGGGAGGTGGCTGTCGACTATGGGAAGGAATGGGGGATGAACTTTATCCTCTAGCAAG GCATGATGATGGACTGCTGGAAATTGTTGGAGTCAATGGCTCATTTCACTGTGCACAAATTCAAGTGAAGCTTGCAAATCCTGTCCGGCTGGGACAGGCCCATACAGTAAGG TTGATCTTGAAGAACTCAAAGATGCCAATGCAGGTGGATGGGGAACCTTGGGCACAAGGCCCTTGCACCATCACTATTACTCACAAGACCCACGCACTGATGCTCTATCACTCAGGTGAACAGACAGACGACGAGGTGTCCAGTGTGTCTGAACAGGAGCTGACAAAAGATCAAACTGATGAAGACACATAG